A window of Leclercia adecarboxylata contains these coding sequences:
- a CDS encoding DUF4222 domain-containing protein — MPELDRRFRDHYGVPVRVIRWEPESRRVIYLREGYDHECFSPLEQFQRKFTDLKDCHEPVNAIPANSDKP; from the coding sequence ATGCCAGAGCTTGATCGTAGATTCAGGGACCACTACGGCGTCCCGGTTCGGGTTATCCGGTGGGAGCCGGAGAGTCGACGCGTTATATACCTGCGCGAAGGCTACGACCATGAGTGCTTCAGCCCACTTGAGCAATTCCAGCGCAAATTTACAGATTTAAAGGACTGCCATGAGCCTGTTAATGCCATCCCGGCCAATAGTGATAAACCCTGA
- a CDS encoding Cro/CI family transcriptional regulator — translation MTTTELEQFFGSPNKAAEFFGVSPEAFYQWRTRPGQLIPKGRAAEAAARTKGKLMFDASLYQKRNEKAA, via the coding sequence ATGACTACGACTGAACTTGAGCAGTTTTTCGGTTCGCCAAACAAGGCGGCTGAATTTTTTGGGGTTTCGCCAGAAGCCTTCTATCAATGGCGTACTCGCCCAGGGCAACTAATTCCTAAAGGTCGCGCAGCAGAGGCGGCAGCACGCACTAAAGGAAAGCTTATGTTCGACGCTTCGCTTTACCAGAAGCGTAACGAGAAAGCGGCGTAG
- a CDS encoding LexA family protein: MGTLGTRLKELRKQRKLTQGQLGKALGVSDVTIGYWERDLNVPGGKSLTKLAQYLGVTEGFLLYGREDEANVGAAPVAAQQVPIISYVQAGAWSPECDARNLDGTVEYILTSEFHSHSTFALKVKGKSMEPEFVEDDVIIIDPELHPGPGDYVVAKNGGDEATFKKYRARGVSETGDEIFELVPLNDDYAIRNSAKEKIHVIGVVVEHRRMMRRK, translated from the coding sequence GTGGGAACACTTGGCACGCGGTTAAAGGAATTACGGAAACAAAGAAAGCTAACTCAAGGCCAACTTGGCAAAGCGCTTGGTGTTTCTGATGTGACAATTGGATATTGGGAAAGAGATCTGAATGTGCCGGGCGGGAAATCGCTTACAAAGCTCGCTCAATACCTCGGCGTAACCGAAGGGTTTCTTTTATATGGTCGGGAAGATGAAGCGAACGTGGGAGCTGCACCAGTAGCAGCTCAGCAAGTCCCTATCATCAGTTATGTTCAGGCTGGGGCCTGGTCACCAGAGTGCGATGCCAGGAATCTTGATGGAACGGTGGAATATATTTTGACGTCAGAGTTTCACTCTCATTCGACTTTTGCCTTGAAGGTTAAAGGAAAATCAATGGAACCTGAGTTTGTCGAAGACGATGTAATCATCATTGACCCTGAGCTGCATCCTGGACCTGGTGATTACGTTGTCGCAAAAAACGGCGGTGACGAAGCTACCTTCAAAAAATACCGAGCACGTGGTGTTAGTGAAACCGGCGATGAAATTTTTGAACTCGTGCCTCTCAATGACGACTACGCCATTCGCAATTCTGCAAAAGAAAAGATTCACGTTATTGGAGTAGTTGTTGAACATCGACGCATGATGCGCCGCAAGTAG
- a CDS encoding YmfL family putative regulatory protein, with protein sequence MGNQHWQVEKQPAWLVAAIKRTISSLPGGYSEAAEWLGVTEDALFNRLRSGGDQIFPMGWAMVLQQASGTKYIADAVSRQSNSVNVPLVDVDDVENADINQRLMESIEWIGKHSTYIRKATADGVIDEAERAQIEENSYQVMQKWQEHLTLLYRVFCAPEKSDARECAAPGVLACRISGETNA encoded by the coding sequence GTGGGTAATCAACACTGGCAAGTAGAGAAACAACCGGCCTGGCTGGTGGCAGCAATTAAGCGGACGATTTCCAGTCTTCCTGGTGGTTATTCAGAAGCAGCTGAATGGCTAGGAGTAACTGAAGACGCGTTGTTTAACCGCCTACGCAGTGGCGGAGATCAGATCTTCCCTATGGGGTGGGCAATGGTACTTCAGCAAGCCAGCGGAACTAAATACATTGCTGACGCAGTTTCTCGGCAGTCAAACAGCGTGAACGTCCCGCTGGTAGATGTTGATGACGTTGAGAACGCGGACATCAATCAACGCCTGATGGAGTCCATCGAATGGATTGGTAAGCATTCAACCTACATCCGTAAAGCAACCGCTGATGGTGTGATCGACGAGGCCGAGCGGGCGCAAATCGAAGAGAACAGTTATCAGGTCATGCAGAAGTGGCAGGAACATTTAACGCTGCTGTATCGCGTTTTCTGTGCGCCTGAAAAAAGTGACGCCCGCGAGTGTGCAGCTCCGGGCGTCTTGGCGTGTCGTATCAGTGGAGAAACTAACGCATGA
- a CDS encoding chromosome partitioning protein ParB — translation MANSFKQMSRDGTIKRTDTGMFISLDDIHVRAGFNKRHDDDERTIQADDELFTYLMNGGSVPPLEVIARDEGGVWVVEGHRRRRCYERCRAAGKPVDRIHIMPFNGNDVQRLARIMTSNNQLSLSDIEQAAVIQELHNAFNQTTSEIAKLVNKSVGTVEKLLTLSTANYDVQQEVKSGAVSVDVAVDRVREFGEKAGEVLQHDKAVAAAQGKTKVTRSAIAPELSIKNARRFVELMAQAEISDEGVFTIQGTALAEALSIIDEHKAIAEARETYRLSQPIPSAEVRGKILHVSLGGEEIGSAPIYRGKNVNLNGVVTSQSKAVAHFVKQHKLQQEANND, via the coding sequence ATGGCTAACTCATTCAAGCAGATGTCCCGCGACGGGACTATCAAGCGCACTGATACCGGCATGTTCATCAGCCTCGACGATATCCACGTTCGCGCAGGATTCAACAAGCGTCATGACGACGATGAACGCACCATCCAGGCTGATGACGAACTGTTCACCTACCTGATGAACGGTGGTTCGGTTCCTCCACTGGAAGTTATCGCACGTGATGAAGGTGGGGTCTGGGTCGTTGAAGGTCACCGCCGCCGCCGCTGTTATGAGCGCTGCCGTGCAGCCGGCAAGCCAGTAGACCGCATTCACATCATGCCGTTTAACGGTAACGATGTTCAGCGCCTGGCGCGGATCATGACCAGCAATAACCAATTGTCACTTTCCGATATTGAGCAGGCTGCGGTTATTCAGGAGCTGCACAACGCCTTCAACCAGACCACTAGCGAGATTGCGAAGCTGGTCAATAAGTCAGTCGGTACTGTTGAAAAGTTACTGACGCTCAGCACCGCGAATTATGACGTTCAGCAGGAAGTTAAATCCGGCGCGGTATCCGTCGATGTTGCTGTTGATCGAGTAAGAGAGTTCGGCGAAAAGGCTGGCGAGGTTCTGCAGCACGATAAAGCAGTTGCAGCAGCCCAGGGTAAAACGAAAGTTACCCGTAGCGCTATCGCTCCAGAACTCAGCATCAAGAATGCGCGTCGTTTCGTGGAACTGATGGCCCAGGCTGAGATCAGTGACGAAGGGGTATTTACCATCCAGGGTACTGCGCTGGCTGAAGCGCTGTCCATTATCGACGAACACAAAGCGATTGCTGAAGCGCGTGAAACATACCGACTGTCTCAGCCAATCCCTTCCGCTGAGGTGCGCGGGAAAATCCTTCACGTTTCACTCGGTGGTGAAGAGATCGGGTCGGCCCCTATCTATCGCGGCAAGAACGTGAACCTCAACGGTGTGGTTACCAGCCAGTCAAAAGCAGTGGCCCACTTCGTTAAGCAGCATAAACTTCAGCAGGAAGCGAATAATGACTAG